The Prosthecobacter algae genome has a window encoding:
- a CDS encoding type III secretion system chaperone, whose amino-acid sequence MAQLCEELGIATPFPNEQGVFVIQVEEQELRFSLLNNGRVNLVGVIGRADEIAALRQISLQALLTSCLTLQAVRFGKLGREEVLSIEPATDELILWHSLDGPDVSIPAFFQTAEALLNELEFWKNWLAHP is encoded by the coding sequence ATGGCTCAACTTTGTGAGGAGCTAGGCATTGCGACTCCGTTCCCAAATGAACAGGGCGTCTTTGTCATCCAAGTCGAGGAGCAGGAACTGCGTTTCAGCCTTCTCAACAATGGCCGAGTGAACTTGGTCGGCGTCATCGGCAGAGCCGATGAAATCGCTGCTCTACGCCAGATTTCCCTTCAAGCCCTGCTCACCAGTTGCCTGACTCTGCAAGCCGTGCGCTTTGGAAAGCTCGGCCGCGAGGAGGTCCTCAGCATCGAGCCAGCGACGGATGAGTTGATCCTCTGGCACTCTTTAGACGGCCCAGATGTCTCCATCCCTGCCTTCTTCCAGACGGCGGAAGCTTTGCTGAACGAACTTGAGTTTTGGAAAAACTGGCTGGCTCACCCTTGA
- a CDS encoding TyeA family type III secretion system gatekeeper subunit has product MANEYTAHDLMRELLEMTTQRWIDPNAFIQITNKLGIKSSEMRIYFLTQLREQVRQIPLKLYPAADTREKMLDALQQAMDTEISREEVNS; this is encoded by the coding sequence ATGGCCAATGAATACACAGCCCATGACCTTATGCGTGAGTTGCTGGAGATGACCACGCAACGGTGGATAGACCCCAATGCCTTCATTCAAATCACCAACAAACTCGGCATCAAATCTTCGGAGATGCGCATCTACTTCCTCACCCAACTCCGTGAACAAGTGCGGCAGATTCCCTTAAAGCTGTATCCCGCCGCTGACACACGCGAAAAAATGCTCGATGCCCTGCAGCAAGCCATGGATACGGAAATCTCACGCGAGGAGGTGAACTCGTGA
- the sctE gene encoding type III secretion system translocon subunit SctE, whose protein sequence is MNITTNPSTIAGFDPGSLHTTLKEVKKTATESLTKALTLLSTVDSTGMLPPKDGVMQLSAPKLNMSAADLTLRIGLLQDALNELMTAVSKNEIEGRLNELNRENREQLDKMKDQMKNIEKEAEKKREADKKVNIFQAIANFFKAIFDIISAVFTAIAAIGYALTGNVAAAAGLFAATAALAASAVINLVMAVDSVVKAAGGGGFLNDKAIQGMTKATEILGYVAMGAAMVGGLGAMVSGIRQGATMAAGKLAEKGIQLSTKEIMQQLPKIGGELFQEIASKGTQKLALELTKEGIEEAGKQALKEGTEQLIKRLPSEVALEFAEAAAKAAAKEGASAGVKEAAKKAALEAAGAIMKESLFQALRPFLDLAARQAITASIIQGSNQITQGVAGVIVADIREDAAEARRKADEAEAQAKAIQAMIELLRKTIEQLQEDLQNMLESSMETISSIFNAADETASSMKDLMRFQAA, encoded by the coding sequence ATGAACATCACGACCAATCCGTCCACCATCGCCGGCTTCGACCCGGGCTCCCTCCACACCACGCTGAAGGAAGTCAAAAAGACAGCCACCGAGTCCCTCACCAAAGCTCTGACCCTGCTTAGCACGGTTGATTCGACAGGGATGCTGCCCCCCAAGGACGGCGTGATGCAACTGTCCGCTCCGAAGCTCAACATGAGCGCCGCCGATTTGACTCTCCGCATCGGCCTACTGCAAGATGCGCTGAATGAGCTGATGACGGCCGTCTCCAAGAACGAAATCGAAGGCCGCCTGAACGAGCTGAACCGCGAGAATCGTGAGCAACTCGACAAGATGAAGGACCAGATGAAGAATATCGAGAAGGAAGCTGAGAAGAAGCGGGAGGCTGATAAGAAAGTAAATATTTTCCAAGCCATCGCCAACTTCTTCAAAGCGATCTTTGACATCATTTCCGCAGTCTTTACCGCCATTGCGGCCATTGGTTATGCACTCACAGGGAACGTTGCGGCAGCAGCAGGTTTATTTGCGGCGACGGCAGCGCTCGCGGCTTCAGCCGTCATCAATCTAGTCATGGCGGTAGATTCAGTCGTCAAAGCCGCCGGTGGTGGCGGATTTCTCAATGACAAGGCCATTCAAGGCATGACCAAGGCCACCGAAATTCTGGGTTATGTCGCCATGGGTGCGGCAATGGTCGGCGGCCTCGGCGCGATGGTCAGTGGCATCCGTCAAGGTGCCACCATGGCCGCAGGGAAGCTGGCTGAGAAAGGCATCCAACTGTCCACCAAGGAGATCATGCAACAGTTGCCAAAAATCGGTGGAGAACTATTCCAGGAAATCGCCAGCAAAGGCACCCAGAAACTTGCCCTGGAACTGACCAAAGAAGGCATCGAAGAGGCAGGCAAGCAGGCGCTCAAAGAAGGAACCGAGCAACTCATCAAGAGGCTGCCGTCCGAAGTTGCGTTGGAGTTCGCAGAGGCCGCCGCTAAAGCTGCCGCCAAAGAAGGTGCCTCGGCGGGAGTCAAAGAAGCTGCCAAAAAAGCGGCCCTGGAAGCCGCAGGCGCTATCATGAAGGAATCCTTGTTTCAGGCCCTGCGGCCCTTCCTGGATCTTGCTGCACGGCAGGCCATTACCGCTTCCATCATTCAAGGCTCTAACCAAATCACCCAGGGCGTGGCTGGAGTCATCGTCGCGGACATCCGTGAGGACGCTGCAGAAGCACGGCGCAAAGCAGATGAGGCCGAAGCACAGGCCAAAGCCATCCAGGCCATGATCGAATTGCTGCGAAAGACCATCGAGCAACTTCAGGAGGACCTTCAAAACATGCTGGAGTCCTCCATGGAAACGATCTCCTCCATCTTCAATGCGGCTGACGAAACTGCCAGTTCGATGAAGGACTTGATGCGCTTCCAGGCCGCCTGA
- the sctJ gene encoding type III secretion system inner membrane ring lipoprotein SctJ, whose product MRSLLSKLRWLLPLLLTLLLAGCSKVPLFSELREEEANEIMAHLLEQKIDCVKLAGKEGMWILQVPAEDFPLAMQTLQALGLPRQKLMKMGDVFQKSGLVSSPTEERIRFIDALCQELSDTLMKVDGVVAAKVHIALPNNDPLSDSTLPASASVFIKYRAGYDVESITPDLKNLVTKSVEGLTFENVELIMSPADAIPPPPKTQAANPLQEWQTKLPFWAIPAGSAGAGFLFASLLLGLLRKKATP is encoded by the coding sequence GTGCGATCCCTCCTCTCTAAACTCCGTTGGCTGCTACCCCTGCTCCTGACCCTCCTTCTTGCAGGCTGTAGCAAGGTTCCGCTGTTCAGTGAACTCCGAGAGGAAGAGGCCAATGAAATCATGGCGCACCTGCTGGAGCAGAAAATCGACTGCGTGAAACTGGCGGGCAAAGAAGGCATGTGGATTCTGCAGGTGCCGGCTGAGGACTTCCCGCTGGCAATGCAAACGCTGCAAGCCCTCGGCCTGCCACGTCAAAAGCTCATGAAGATGGGGGACGTTTTCCAAAAAAGCGGTCTGGTCAGCTCACCCACGGAGGAGCGCATCCGCTTCATTGATGCTCTTTGTCAGGAGCTCTCAGACACCCTCATGAAGGTGGATGGCGTCGTCGCGGCGAAAGTCCACATTGCCCTTCCCAACAATGATCCGCTGAGTGACAGCACCCTGCCCGCCTCAGCCTCAGTCTTCATCAAATATCGCGCAGGATATGATGTCGAAAGCATCACTCCAGATTTGAAAAACCTCGTCACCAAGTCGGTGGAGGGCCTCACTTTTGAAAATGTGGAGCTCATCATGAGTCCCGCTGATGCTATCCCGCCGCCACCGAAAACGCAGGCCGCAAATCCCCTCCAGGAATGGCAAACCAAGCTTCCATTTTGGGCCATCCCCGCAGGCAGCGCCGGCGCAGGCTTCCTGTTTGCATCTCTATTGTTAGGCCTGCTCCGCAAAAAAGCCACCCCCTGA
- the sctW gene encoding type III secretion system gatekeeper subunit SctW, which translates to MSAIGPDVRALVSSYSSKEGLADSLAQAQRQEGSIKGQTVTQQDASTSLANAAEEMTFAASEKVEKKLSERKAGSKESLRLNATELADKYVNMMGDSQTPRKLHEFLDALKQKGEKASEQDIRDMLKREFSDVSEQYAAIAFAEESLKNEGGHDALLGKVSSVKETLLKEAGPAIRAGINIASDVLSFSKQGLEQLEKLRDLYRYAVLGRPTVSDMYQAIMGRYGESRFTQALDFLIQAAGSDLDAHGMGPSIESAHLETAVNNINYVQQMGNLYRVLAELVDKVRPSPTASSFSFTHGQ; encoded by the coding sequence ATGAGTGCCATCGGCCCGGATGTGCGCGCACTTGTCAGCTCCTACTCAAGCAAAGAAGGACTGGCAGACAGCCTCGCCCAGGCGCAGCGCCAGGAAGGCAGCATCAAAGGCCAGACGGTCACTCAGCAAGATGCCTCCACCTCGCTGGCCAATGCTGCTGAAGAGATGACCTTTGCTGCCTCGGAAAAGGTTGAGAAAAAACTCTCTGAACGCAAGGCTGGCTCCAAAGAATCCCTGCGCCTGAATGCCACCGAGCTGGCAGACAAATACGTCAACATGATGGGCGATTCGCAGACGCCCCGCAAGTTGCATGAGTTTCTTGATGCACTGAAGCAGAAGGGAGAAAAGGCCAGCGAGCAGGACATCCGCGACATGCTGAAGCGCGAGTTTAGCGATGTGTCCGAGCAGTATGCAGCCATTGCTTTTGCTGAAGAGTCATTGAAGAACGAAGGCGGGCATGACGCACTTCTAGGCAAGGTCAGTTCAGTAAAGGAAACGCTGCTCAAAGAGGCCGGACCCGCCATCCGCGCAGGCATCAACATCGCCTCTGATGTGCTTAGCTTTTCCAAGCAAGGTCTCGAACAACTGGAGAAATTGCGGGATCTCTACCGCTACGCCGTGCTCGGTCGCCCGACTGTTTCAGACATGTATCAAGCCATTATGGGGCGCTATGGGGAGAGCCGCTTCACCCAGGCCTTGGACTTTTTGATACAGGCGGCGGGCAGTGACCTGGATGCCCATGGCATGGGCCCCTCCATTGAGTCCGCCCATCTCGAAACGGCGGTGAACAACATCAATTACGTCCAGCAAATGGGAAACCTCTATCGGGTGCTGGCCGAGCTGGTGGACAAAGTACGCCCTTCTCCAACCGCCTCATCATTTTCCTTCACGCATGGCCAATGA
- the sctC gene encoding type III secretion system outer membrane ring subunit SctC — protein sequence MNSSLIPIICHFLAFLLLLSGSLCAQEYDRIPWRTKRVSFNVQQMSVRDLLKDLATSQNLPISISDSVKGVTSGQFKEVETQRFFDLICESNELVWFYDGVRMIIESADEVLSRPLTLPYLTPESLNEVLFSVGYASGPKGREVQVKMGHRQGVMLLVGGPQFIQATEALARDLDSQENQRINEQITVRTFRLNYASAGDSTVNTGSASRIIPGVVTSLQNLMTNQPVGSLLSTGVEETMNRVTRPGLRGKGLAAVGNPDAATPPRPFNPYDPTGSQQQATGNRSPRTAEDDRNDPRAPMIVADVRLNAVLVRDVAARMPLYEELIKMLDVSTKAIEITAAIVDIDSDNLRNVGIELLGLGKNGNDNGRLGFDADRGIFDGINTQGQQASFFDNANLARGAGLNATALISAGGYELLTRLRAVEQVGAGQIVSSPSVLTMENTQAVIRTDEKVYVRVEGNLQVDLFDVTTGVQLRVTPTIVKEGPRNDFRLQIDITDGSFSDTRVDEIPSTRESAINTQAMVPENKTLLLGGYSVERRVRNTRQVPLLAKVPGLGKLFSRNERNHERTQRFFFITPRIVDLRTEATNPADYSDTAGNELALPSHLSDDHLSRDKVEDLARRLAASTAHSQDDSVDDGKRPNALLPPLNDVPKAAPMPEASPSGNEKRPKPFYPSRP from the coding sequence ATGAACTCCTCCCTAATCCCTATCATCTGCCATTTTCTGGCCTTTCTACTCCTGCTGTCAGGCAGTCTATGTGCCCAAGAGTACGACCGCATTCCATGGCGCACCAAGCGGGTCAGTTTCAACGTCCAGCAGATGTCCGTGCGAGATCTTCTCAAGGACCTCGCCACCTCCCAAAACCTGCCAATCAGCATCAGCGACAGTGTCAAAGGCGTGACCAGCGGCCAATTCAAAGAGGTCGAAACTCAGCGCTTCTTTGATCTGATTTGCGAGTCGAATGAACTTGTGTGGTTCTATGACGGTGTGCGCATGATCATTGAAAGTGCGGATGAGGTTCTCTCACGCCCGCTGACCCTGCCTTACTTGACGCCAGAATCTCTGAATGAAGTGCTCTTCAGCGTCGGCTATGCCAGTGGCCCCAAGGGGCGTGAGGTACAGGTGAAAATGGGGCATCGCCAGGGTGTGATGCTTCTTGTCGGCGGGCCACAGTTCATTCAGGCGACGGAGGCTTTGGCCCGTGATCTCGACAGCCAGGAGAATCAGAGGATCAACGAGCAGATCACCGTGCGCACCTTCCGGTTGAATTATGCGAGTGCGGGTGACTCGACGGTCAATACAGGCAGCGCCAGCCGCATCATCCCCGGCGTCGTCACAAGTTTGCAGAACCTAATGACCAATCAACCCGTGGGCAGCCTGCTTTCCACCGGCGTGGAAGAAACGATGAACCGAGTCACGCGGCCCGGCCTTCGCGGCAAGGGTTTGGCGGCGGTCGGCAATCCTGATGCGGCCACACCGCCAAGGCCCTTTAATCCTTACGATCCCACGGGCTCTCAGCAACAGGCCACAGGCAACCGCAGCCCAAGAACGGCCGAGGACGACCGCAATGATCCGCGTGCGCCGATGATCGTGGCCGATGTCCGCTTGAATGCGGTTTTGGTGCGCGATGTCGCCGCTCGTATGCCGCTTTATGAAGAGCTGATCAAGATGCTGGATGTCTCCACCAAAGCCATCGAGATCACAGCGGCCATTGTGGACATAGACTCCGACAACTTGCGCAATGTCGGCATCGAGCTGCTTGGGCTCGGAAAAAACGGCAATGACAACGGTCGCCTGGGCTTCGATGCAGACCGGGGGATTTTTGATGGCATCAACACGCAGGGCCAGCAGGCGAGTTTCTTTGACAATGCCAATCTGGCGCGCGGTGCAGGCTTGAATGCCACCGCCCTGATCAGTGCGGGTGGTTATGAACTGCTCACGCGTTTGCGCGCAGTTGAGCAAGTGGGCGCAGGGCAAATCGTATCCAGCCCTTCAGTTTTAACCATGGAAAACACCCAGGCTGTAATCCGCACCGACGAGAAGGTTTATGTGAGGGTAGAAGGCAATCTCCAAGTGGATCTCTTTGATGTAACAACCGGCGTTCAATTACGCGTGACTCCCACAATCGTGAAGGAGGGCCCGCGCAATGATTTCCGCCTTCAGATTGATATCACGGATGGCAGTTTCTCAGACACCCGGGTGGATGAAATCCCCTCCACTCGCGAAAGCGCCATCAATACCCAGGCCATGGTGCCAGAAAACAAGACGCTCCTTTTGGGAGGTTACTCCGTGGAGCGCCGCGTGCGCAACACCCGCCAGGTACCCTTGCTCGCCAAGGTGCCTGGCCTGGGTAAGCTGTTCTCCCGCAACGAGCGCAATCATGAGCGAACCCAGCGCTTTTTCTTCATCACACCGCGAATTGTTGATTTGCGTACCGAAGCAACCAATCCCGCCGATTACAGCGATACGGCGGGCAATGAACTTGCCTTGCCAAGCCATCTCTCGGACGACCATCTTTCACGCGACAAGGTCGAAGATCTGGCGCGTCGTCTAGCTGCAAGCACGGCCCATTCGCAAGATGATAGCGTCGACGACGGCAAGCGGCCTAACGCCTTGTTGCCACCCCTTAACGATGTTCCAAAGGCAGCGCCCATGCCGGAAGCTAGCCCTTCTGGCAACGAAAAACGCCCGAAACCCTTTTACCCGTCTCGGCCATGA
- a CDS encoding FHA domain-containing protein, translating to MSAASQQWLLKVIAGPHQGAEIGLLAGKTLIGSDGECDVVLHDVLVAPQHVELDLSASGMVAAALGGRVFINGKRVREASQKVPDFAFLTIGGSHLVLGPAEGAWPLLSAADIPEVEKETEPPVAAEGTPEPTDSGPPSSGLKPIVADGNTVLPPAPQRSSKLGPVLGIVAGIVVLLVWAIIFNDFTSKDATGDSNSDVADRPLVRAQSVVEELGLLGSIKIDEAAGRLTATGYVDSESKQRELQAALRATVPGMRTKIYSLEKIASSARTLIESQNLPLTVSSLSEGKLKIAGKLPSADPWMRMKQLLLTEVPGVSEIEDSVEIEAPSPAVPRIVDVSAPRYASAAPNTPTAPAASPQPSPPAPSPNPVSAQTSPPLPDPVTDYLISTDTIDTPESAISAIRADEGGLSYVRLSTGGVYFIGARLPYGGTVAKIEADSVTIIEKGESRTLRQGDVVMKSNSFAAP from the coding sequence ATGAGCGCTGCATCTCAACAATGGCTTCTGAAGGTGATCGCGGGTCCGCATCAGGGCGCGGAGATCGGCCTATTAGCCGGCAAAACCCTGATCGGTAGCGATGGAGAGTGTGACGTCGTTCTTCATGATGTGCTTGTTGCACCCCAGCACGTAGAATTGGATTTATCGGCCTCCGGCATGGTCGCAGCAGCCCTGGGGGGACGGGTTTTCATCAATGGCAAGCGCGTGCGTGAAGCCAGTCAAAAGGTGCCGGACTTCGCCTTCTTGACGATCGGCGGTTCTCATCTCGTCTTGGGTCCTGCAGAGGGTGCCTGGCCGCTACTTTCCGCGGCGGATATTCCCGAAGTGGAAAAGGAAACTGAGCCCCCTGTCGCGGCAGAAGGAACACCCGAACCAACGGACAGCGGGCCTCCATCATCAGGACTCAAGCCCATCGTCGCCGATGGCAATACAGTCTTGCCACCAGCTCCGCAGCGATCTTCCAAGCTCGGGCCAGTGCTTGGCATTGTCGCAGGTATCGTTGTCTTGCTGGTTTGGGCCATTATTTTCAATGACTTCACCAGCAAGGATGCCACAGGCGACAGCAACTCAGATGTGGCCGACAGGCCTCTGGTGCGCGCTCAATCAGTCGTGGAAGAGCTGGGACTGCTTGGCTCCATCAAGATTGACGAAGCAGCCGGACGTCTGACCGCGACAGGTTACGTTGACAGCGAAAGCAAGCAGCGGGAACTCCAGGCAGCTCTTCGTGCCACGGTTCCAGGCATGCGCACTAAAATTTACAGCCTGGAAAAGATCGCCTCAAGTGCTCGCACACTCATCGAATCTCAAAATCTGCCACTGACAGTTTCCAGCCTCAGCGAAGGCAAACTGAAAATCGCCGGCAAACTCCCATCTGCAGATCCGTGGATGAGAATGAAGCAGCTCCTCCTCACGGAAGTGCCCGGCGTCAGCGAAATTGAGGACAGTGTTGAGATCGAGGCCCCATCACCAGCGGTGCCACGCATCGTTGACGTCTCGGCGCCCCGCTACGCGAGCGCTGCTCCAAACACGCCCACAGCTCCGGCAGCCAGTCCACAGCCGTCCCCACCCGCACCATCCCCGAATCCCGTCTCAGCACAGACATCACCTCCTTTGCCAGATCCCGTTACAGACTACCTCATCAGCACCGACACCATTGATACACCCGAATCTGCCATATCGGCCATTCGTGCAGATGAAGGCGGGCTCAGTTATGTCCGTCTCAGCACGGGCGGCGTCTATTTCATCGGTGCCCGGCTGCCCTACGGCGGCACCGTCGCCAAGATCGAGGCCGATAGTGTCACGATCATCGAAAAAGGCGAATCACGTACCCTCCGTCAGGGGGATGTGGTGATGAAATCCAATTCTTTTGCCGCTCCCTAA
- the sctV gene encoding type III secretion system export apparatus subunit SctV, whose translation MASMLSSVQNVLSKGTKYYDIIMAVVVVLILSMMIMPVPPWLLDVLLAVNLSISMLLLMLSMYVPHILEFSTFPAMLLVTTLFRLSLNITTTRLILLEAHAGEIVFTFGNFVVGGNFIVGVVIFLIITIVQFVVITKGAERVAEVAARFTLDAMPGKQMSIDADLRAGNITQEEAKKRRSMIEKESQLHGSMDGAMKFVKGDAIAGLIITAINITAGIAIGTLQKGWELGKAVTTYSILTIGDGLVSQIPALLISITAGMIVTRVGNEEEGGALGGDVGRQLLSQPKALMIAAGFLFAFALIPGFPKIPFMILGLIAGVIGYANFQTQHAPAAVNHDKRNLPAAAASGAKPALKQKRDDGDDFSVTVPLLMDVSAASQEVVDANAMNEELIRVRKALYHDLGVPFPGIHLRFNESLPAGQYKILLHEVPIAEGQFQVNCVLARERADSLRMLGIPFTEEKPFLRGLLPLWVPLDSVKDLEKAKVPYLAPTQVLTYHLSIILKRYAGDFVGLQETKYLLEQMDAQFPEVVREVQRVLPVQKITEVFQRLVQEEVSIRNLRTILQALIEWGQKEKEAVLLTEYVRASLKRYISYKFSRGQNILAVYLLEPGLEEKIRKAVRQTSAGAYLALEPMTVKALLASVRKEVGDIMESNQRPVLLTSLDVRRYTRKLIEQEFYELPVLSHQELTEEITIQPLGRIAA comes from the coding sequence ATGGCCTCCATGCTCTCCTCTGTTCAAAACGTCCTTTCGAAAGGGACAAAATACTACGACATCATCATGGCTGTCGTGGTGGTGCTGATCCTCTCAATGATGATCATGCCGGTGCCTCCTTGGCTGTTGGATGTGCTGCTGGCGGTGAATCTTTCGATCTCCATGCTTCTGCTCATGCTGTCCATGTATGTGCCGCACATCTTGGAGTTTTCGACGTTTCCCGCCATGCTGCTGGTGACCACATTGTTCCGGCTTTCGCTGAACATCACCACCACCCGGCTCATCTTGCTGGAGGCGCATGCGGGCGAGATTGTCTTTACCTTTGGCAACTTCGTCGTGGGGGGAAATTTCATCGTCGGGGTGGTGATCTTCCTCATCATCACCATCGTTCAATTTGTGGTCATCACGAAAGGGGCCGAGCGCGTCGCCGAGGTGGCGGCACGCTTCACACTGGATGCGATGCCAGGCAAACAAATGAGTATTGATGCCGATTTGCGGGCCGGCAACATCACTCAGGAAGAGGCCAAAAAGCGCCGCAGCATGATCGAGAAAGAGAGCCAGTTGCATGGCTCCATGGATGGTGCCATGAAGTTCGTGAAAGGCGATGCCATCGCCGGCCTGATCATCACCGCGATCAACATAACGGCTGGCATTGCCATCGGCACCCTGCAAAAGGGCTGGGAACTCGGCAAGGCCGTCACCACCTATTCCATCCTCACCATTGGCGACGGCCTTGTATCCCAGATTCCCGCGCTCTTGATCTCCATCACGGCCGGCATGATCGTGACCCGCGTAGGTAATGAAGAGGAAGGTGGTGCGCTCGGTGGGGATGTGGGGCGGCAACTGCTGTCCCAGCCCAAAGCATTGATGATCGCCGCAGGCTTTCTCTTTGCCTTCGCTCTCATCCCAGGTTTTCCCAAGATCCCGTTCATGATATTGGGCCTCATCGCAGGGGTCATCGGTTACGCCAATTTTCAGACCCAACACGCACCCGCTGCGGTCAATCATGACAAGCGCAACCTGCCCGCTGCTGCCGCAAGCGGAGCCAAACCCGCACTGAAACAGAAGCGGGATGATGGCGATGATTTTTCCGTCACGGTCCCCCTGCTCATGGATGTTTCCGCAGCGAGCCAGGAGGTCGTCGATGCCAACGCCATGAACGAGGAGCTGATCCGGGTCCGCAAAGCCCTGTATCACGATCTCGGAGTGCCTTTCCCTGGCATCCATTTACGTTTCAATGAATCGCTCCCTGCTGGCCAATACAAGATCTTGTTGCATGAGGTGCCCATCGCTGAAGGACAGTTCCAGGTAAACTGTGTGCTGGCCCGTGAAAGGGCAGACTCCCTGCGCATGTTGGGCATCCCATTCACAGAAGAGAAACCTTTCCTCCGCGGCCTTTTGCCCCTCTGGGTGCCGCTGGACAGTGTCAAAGATCTGGAGAAAGCCAAGGTCCCCTACCTCGCACCCACCCAGGTCCTCACCTATCACCTCAGCATCATTTTAAAACGTTATGCGGGGGACTTCGTCGGCCTTCAGGAGACCAAGTACCTGCTGGAACAAATGGATGCCCAGTTCCCCGAAGTGGTGAGGGAAGTGCAACGTGTCCTGCCCGTACAAAAAATCACCGAAGTCTTTCAGCGTCTCGTGCAGGAAGAGGTCTCCATCCGCAACCTTCGCACCATCCTGCAGGCCCTCATCGAATGGGGCCAAAAGGAGAAAGAGGCAGTTCTGCTGACAGAATATGTCCGTGCGAGTTTGAAACGTTACATCAGTTACAAATTCAGCCGGGGGCAAAACATCTTGGCTGTGTATCTGCTCGAGCCAGGCCTGGAGGAAAAGATCCGCAAGGCCGTCCGGCAGACCTCTGCCGGTGCTTATCTCGCTTTAGAGCCAATGACGGTGAAGGCCCTTCTCGCCTCAGTGCGCAAAGAAGTTGGGGACATTATGGAAAGCAATCAACGCCCCGTCCTGCTGACTTCGCTGGATGTACGGCGCTACACCCGGAAGCTCATCGAACAGGAATTCTATGAGCTGCCGGTCCTGAGCCACCAGGAGCTCACCGAAGAAATCACCATCCAACCTCTGGGCCGGATCGCCGCCTGA